From Streptomyces sp. SCSIO 75703:
CCCCGCGTGGTGGAAGGCGAGCTGGAGCGAGGCCGGGTGCAGGTGGGTGCCGTCGTTGATCAGCTCGACGGTGACCCGCTCGTCCTCCAGGAGGGCGGTGATGGGGCCCGGGGCGCGGTGGCCGAGCGGCGGCATGGCGTTGAACAGGTGGGTGGCGACCGTGGCGCCGGCGTCGATGGCCTGGAGCGTCTGCTCGTAGGTGGCGTCGGTGTGGCCGACGGCCGCGATGACGCCGTGCTCGGCGAGGAGCCGCACGGAGTCGAGGCCGCCGGGGAGTTCCGGGGCGAGGGTCATCATCCGGGCGTGGCCGTGCGCCGCGTCGATCAGCTTGCGGACCTCGGCCGGGTCGGGGTCGCGCAGCAGCCGCTCCTCGTGGGCGCCCTTGCGGCACGGGGAGATGAACGGCCCCTCGAAGTGGATGCCGGCGATGTCGCCCTGCTCGGCCAGTTCGGCGAGCACCCCGGCGTGCCGGGTGAGGAAGTCCAGGTCGCTGGTGACGGCGGAGGCGACCAGGGTGGTCGTGCCGTGCAGGCGGTGGGTGTGGACGCCCCGGAGGATCTCCTCGGCGGGCCCGCCGGCGAAGGAGGCTCCGCCGCCGCCGTGGTTGTGCAGGTCGACGAAGCCGGGGACCACCCAGTGGCCGCCGGCGTCGAGGATCCGCGCGTCGGCGGGGGCCGTCGCGGCGATCCGCGTGCCGTCGACGATCACGCGGCCGTCTTCCACGGTCCCGGTGGGGAGCACCACCCGGGCGCCGGCGAGAACCTTGCTGGGGGCCATCAGGTGGTTACCTCCGGGGACGTCAGGGTGTGGGTGGCGGGCGGTGCGGTGGTGGCGTGGAGCAGGTCCCAGGCCATGAGGCCGGCGCCGAGGCAGCCGGCGTTGTCGCCGAGGGCCGCGGGGACCAGTTCGGGCAGGCGCTGGAAGGTGACGCGGCGCCGGACGGCGTCCCGCAGCGGCGTGAACAACGTTTCCCCCGCCTCCGCGAGACCGCCACCGATGATCAGGACGCGCGGGTCCAGCAGGGTGAGCGCGGTGACCAGTCCGTCGGCGAGGGCGTCCACGGCGTCCTGCCAGACGCGCCGGGCGCGCTCGTCGCCGGCCACGACGGCCGCGGCGCAGTCGGCGGCGTCCGCGTCCGGGCCGCCGCCGGCCTCGGCCCACGCCTGGCTGACCGCCGACGCGGAGGCGTACCGCTCCAGGCAGCCGCGCTGGCCGCAGGGGCAGGGGGCGCCGCCGGGGCGGACCACGATGTGACCGATCTCGCCGGCGAAGCCGTGCGCGCCCGCCTCGACCCGGCCGTCGAGGCCGATCGCCCCGGCGATGCCGGTGCCCAGCGGCACGAAGAGGAACCGGTCGGCGCCCCGGCCGGCCCCGATCCGCCCCTCGGCGAGACCGCCCGTGCGCACGTCGTGGCCGAGGGCGACGGGGATGCCGCCGAGCCGTTCGGCGAGGAGCGCCCGCAGCGGGACGTCGTGCCAGCCGAGGTTGGCGGCGAAGACGGCGGTGCCGCTCTCCTCGTCGACGATCCCGGGGACGGCGACGCCGGCCGCGCGGGCCGGTTCGCCGAAGCGGTCGGCGCCGTGGGCGCGCAGCTCGGCGGCGAAGTCCAGGATGCCGGCGACGACCGCCTCGGGCCCGCGGTCGCGGCCGGTGGCGCGACGGGCCTCGTGGAGCAGTTCGCCTCCCGGCCCGGCCAGGGCGGCCTTCATCCCGGTGCCGCCCACATCGAGGGCGATGACATGTCTCACGGGGGACAGTGTGACCCGTTGACCCGCGAGAGGTCTAGTCCACTTACGTGGTGTAGACCTTAATCCGTTAAACGAACATGACGGCCGGCAGGTTGGGGCAGGTACGGTGCAGCGGCGTAGGACTGGAACGATCGCGGTGGTGTCCGCACTGGGCATGACGGCGGTCCTCGGCGGCTGCGGGCTCTCCGGCGACTCCGGGGACGTGACCCTCAGGCTGGTCGCCGCCGACTACGGCGACACCAAGGCCAACAGCTCCCGGATCTACTGGGAGGACCTGGCCCGCGCCTACGAGGCCGAGCACCCCGGCGTGCGGATCGAGGTGTCGGTCCACTCCTGGAACGACGTCGACCGCAAGGTCCGCGAGATGGTCGACGCCGGGGAGGCCCCCGACATGGCGCAGATCGGCGCCTACTCGGACTACGCCGCCAAGGACCTGCTCTACCGGGCCGACGACCTGCTCTCCATCCCCGTGCAGGCCGACTTCGTCTCCCAGCTCGCGGGCGCGGGCCAGGTCCGCGGGGTGCAGTACGGCATGCCGTTCGCGGCCTCCACGCGCGTGCTCTTCTACAACAAGGCCCACTTCGAGAAGGCTGGCATCGCCCCGCCGAAGACCTGGGACGACCTGGCGCGGGCCGCCGGGGCGCTGAAGGCGGAGGGCGTCACGTACCCGTACGCCCTGCCGCTCGGCCCCGAGGAGGCGCAGGCCGAGACCATGCAGTGGATGCTCAGCGGCGGGGGCGGCTACACCGACACCAACGGGACGTACGCCCTCGCCTCCCCGGAGAACGTCGCCACCTTCACCTGGCTCAAGGAAGAGCTGGTCGACAAGGGCCTCACCGGGCCGGTCGCCCCCGGCAAGCTCAACCGGGCCGACGCCTTCGCCGCGTTCGCCGATGGCAAGGTCGGCATGCTCAACGGCCACCCGTCGCTGATGAAGATGGCGGCGAGGAAGAACGTGGAGTTCGGCATGGTGCCGACCCCCGGCATCGAGGGCGAAAGCCGCAGCACCCTCGGCGTCAGCGACTGGATGACCGCCTTCAAGCGGAACGGCCACCAGGAGGAGATCGGCGACTTCCTCGACTACGTCTACGGCAGCGAGAACGTCCTCGGCTTCTCCCGCGAGTACGACCTGCTCCCGGTCACCGGCTCCGCCTCGCAGATCATGGGCGAGGCCGAGGAGGACAAGGACCTGCGGCCCTTCCTGGACGAACTGCTCCTCTCCGAGCTGTACCCGGTCGGCAAGTCCTCCTGGGCCTCGGTCAGCGCGGAGGTCAAGAAGCGGATCGGCCAGGCGGTCGCCGCCGGCGGGGACCCGGCGGAGATCCTCGCCGGCGTCCAGGCGACCGCCGTCCGCACGGAGAGCGGCCACTGAGCGGGCGCGGCCCGTCGGCGCCGCCGCCGGCCCGGCGGGGCGTCCGGAGCGGGGTTCGCCCGCCGCTGTCGGCGGTGGGGGTTACCGTGCCGGGCATGGACCACGAGCAGGACGAACGGGCCGGGGAGCCCGGCCGGCGGGAACGGGACATCCTCGCCCTGGAACGCCGGGGCTTCCCCGGCCCCGGCGCGAAGGAACGGGCGATCCGCGAGGAACTGGGCCTCGCCCCGGTCCGCTACTACCAGCTCCTCAACGCCCTCCTGGACGACCCCCGCGCCCTCGCCCTGGACCCGGTGACGGTCAACCGGCTGCGCCGGGTGCGCGACGCCCGCCGGGCGGAACGCTGAGGTTGCCGGGGCGCCCCGCGGGATAGGTTCGCCGTATGGGCAGCCACACGGACTCCACCCCCGACCCCTTCGGCCCCGGCGCGCTGCCGGAGCCCGCGACGAGCGCCGGCCGCGCGGGCCTCGACGCGCTCCTCGCCGACCCCGGCCACGCGGTGATCGCCCTCGACTTCGACGGCACCCTCGCCCCGATCGTGCCCGACCCCGACCGGGCCCGCGCCCACCCCGGCACGGTGCCCGCGCTCGCGGCCCTCGCCCCCCGGGTGGCCTCCGTCGCGGTGATCACCGGCCGCCCGGCCGAGGTCGCCGTCGCCCACGGCGGCTTCGCGGACGTGCCCGGACTGGAACACCTCGTCGTCCTCGGCCACTACGGCGCCGAACGCTGGGACGCCGCCACCGGCACCCTCACCGCCCCCGAGCCCCACCCCGGCGTCGCCGCGGTCCGCGCCGCGCTCCCCGGCGCACTGGAGCACGCCGGGGCCGCCGAGGGCACCTGGATCGAGGAGAAGGGCCACGCGGTCGCCGTCCACACCCGCCGCGCCCCCGACCCGCAGGCCGCCTTCGACGCCCTCGACGGCCCCCTCGCCGCCCTCGCCGCCCGGCACGGCCTGATCGTCGAACCGGGCCGCATGGTCCTGGAGTTGCGCCCGCCCGGCATGGACAAGGGCGTCGCCCTGCGCGAGCACGTCCGCGCCACCGGCGCCGCCTGCGTCCTGTACGCCGGCGACGACCTCGGCGACCTGCCCGCCTACGCCGCCGTCGACGAACTGCGCGCCGCCGGCACCCCCGGCCTGCTGGTGTGCAGCGGCAGCGACGAGGTCACGCGGCTGCGCGAGCGCGCCGACGTGGTCGTGGACGGACCGGCCGGCGTCGTCGCCCTCCTGCGCGCCCTCGCGGACCGCCTCGCGCCCTGACGCGCCCGTCCGGCCGGGCGGACCCGCCCGCGCGGGCCGCGGGGGCGGGTCCGGGCCGCGCCCGTCCGGGCCCCGCTCAGCCGCGCAGCGCCTCCAGTTGCTCCAGGAACCACCGCGCCGGGGGCAGCGCCGTCGCCGCGGCGGCCAGCCGCCCGGTCCGCTCGGCGCGCTCCGCCGGGTCCGTCGTCAGCGCCTCGTGCAGCGCCCGGGCGGTCCCCGTCACGTCGTACGGGTTGACGGCGAGCGCGTCCCGGCCCAGTTCCTCGAAGGCGCCCGCCTCCCGGGACAGGACCAGCACGCACCCCTCGTCGGAGACGACCGGCACCTCCTTGGCGACCAGGTTCATGCCGTCGCGGATCGGGTTGACCAGCGCCACGTCGGCCAGCCGGTAGGCCGCCAGGGACCGCGCGAAGTCGTCCTCCACGTGCAGCAGGACCGGCGTCCACCCCGGCGTCCCGAACGTGTCGTTGATCTCCCGCGCGACGCGCTCCACCTCGGCCGTGTACTCCCGGTACACGGCGAGGTCCTGCCGCGAGGGGTAGGCGAAGGCCACGTGCACGACCCGCTCGCGCCACTCGGGCCGGTCGGTCAGCAGCCGCCGGTGGGCGAGCAGGCCCCGCACGATGTTCTTGGACAGCTCGGTCCGGTCCACCCGCACCACGGTCCGCCGCGGCCGGCCCTCCGGGTCCGTGCCGATCTCCGCCCGCAGCGCCGCCATCCGCTCGCCGACGTCCGCCCGGTGCGCGCGCTCGCGCAGGAACCCGGCGTCCGCGCCGAGTCCGTGGACCCCGATCCGGGCCGTCCCGGTCCCGCCCGTCACGGCCTCGCAGCAGGCGGTGAAGGCGTCCGCCCAGCGCCGGGTCAGGAAGCCGAGCCGGTCGGCGCCGAGCATCCCGCGCAGCACCTGCTCGGCGATGTCGTCCGGCAGCAGCCGGAAGTAGTCCACCGGCGCCCACGGGGTGTGCGAGAAGTGGCTGATGCGCACGTCCGGCCGCAGCGCGCGGAGCATCCCGGGCACCAGCGTCAGGTGGTAGTCCTGGACGAGCACGGCCGCGCCCTCGGCGGCCTCCGCGGCCAGCGCCTCGGCGAAGGCCCGGTTGTACGACTCGTAGGAGGCCCACTGGCGGCGGAACTCCGCGTCGAAGGCCGGTTCCAGCGGTGTCTGGTACAGCATGTGGTGGACGAACCAGAGCACCGAGTTGGCGATCCCGTTGTACGCGTCGGCGTGCACGTCGGCCGGGACGTCCAGCATCCGCACGCCGTCCTCGCCCACCCCGCGCCGGACCGCCTCGCGGTCGCCGTCGCCGAGCGCCGAGCACACCCACAGCGCCCCGGCGTCCGGGCCGATGGCCGACAGTCCGGAGACCAGTCCGCCGCCGCCCCGTCGGGCGTGCAGCGAACCGTCTTCGCGCACCTGGTAGGAGACCGGCCCCCGGTTGGAGGCCACCAGCACCTGAGCAGCACCGAAGCGTGAAGCCATACGCCTCAACCTAGCCACGCCCCGGGGGCCTCAAACGTGGCCGGGCGCCCCCGCGCATCGATTCCGTCACACCGCTTGTGTGCGTGGCGTGAAAAGCCTGAGGATATGCGGTGCATATTTTCATCATCGTGGGGGGTGGGCGGCATGCCCGTGCACAGACGGGTCCGAGGCGGCCGGGGGGCCGTCGCCGCGGCGGCCGTGACGGCGGTGTCCGCACTGGTCCTGGCCGGCTGCGGGGGTGGCGGCGGGAGTGCGGCGGCGGACGCCCGTCCGGCCACCGCGTCCGCGACGCCGGCCGCGCGGACGCCGGAGCCAGCCCAGGCACCGGAGCCGGCGGAGACCTCCGAGACGCCCGCGCCCACGCCGGCCGTGGAGACGCTCGCGGACCAGACCGGCGCCACCGTCGGCACCGCCACGGCCGCCGCCCGCTCGGCCGGCCTCGACTACGCCGTCTACCTCCAGGGCACCGGCCTCTCGCTGGACGGCGGCGGCACGCGGGCCTCGTCCTGGGGCGCCGGCGAGAGGGTCTGCGGCCAGGTCGACGACCCCGAGGACGCCAACCCCGCCTACGACGTGGCGTTCACCGTCCCGCGTGACGGCCGCGACTGCGCCGGGAAGGCGCTGTACACGCCCCCGCCGCCCCGGCCCGCGGCCCCCGCCACGACAGGCGGCACCGGCGGCTCCACGGGCGGCACGACCGGCGGCTCCACGGGCGGGACCACCGGCGGCTCCGGCACCACCCGGAACTGCGCCCTCACCAGCCCCGCGGGCAACTGCTACGCCGACGGCCAGTTCTGCGCCAACCGGCACCACGGCATGAGCACCTACGGGCGCGGCGGCGAGTACCTGACCTGTCAGCGCGACGGCGCCGGACGCTGGCGCTGGTCGGACGGCGTCCCTGGCTGATCCCCGGGCCCGGCCGGGGCCTCAGGCCACTTTCCGGGCCGCGTACTCCGCGATCTGCTCCATCGGCGGCCGTTCCTCGGTGTCCACGGGGTGAGTGCGCGGCTCGAAGCCGCCCTCACCCCGCTCGAACTGGGTGAGGGACGGCCGCACCAGGTGGCCGCGGGCCAGCCGGAGCTGGGCGGTGCGGTAGATCGCGGCGGACATCCGGCCGAGCGCCCGCCCATCCTGGTGGCGGTGGTGGCGCACCCCGACGTCGACCTGCGCGAGCGCGTCCAGCCCCACCAGGTGCAGCGCGTCGACCAGCATGCCCAGCTCGACGCCGTAGCCGACCGGGAAGGGCAGCCGCTCCAGCAGCGAGCGGCGGGCCGCGTACTCGCCGCCCAGCGGCTGCACGAAGCCGGCCAGCAGCGGCCAGTGCAGGTTGAGCAGCGGACGGGCCACCAGCTCGGTGACCCGGCCGCCCTGACCGGCGGCGGTGCCCAGCGGACGGTCGTACATCGCCTTGACCAGGTGCACGTCCGGGTCGGTCAGCAGCGGGCCCACGATGCCGGTGACGAAGTCGGCGGAGAACTCGCGCAGATCGGCGTCGACGAAGCACACGATGTCACCGCCGGTCACCAGCAGCGACCGCCACAGCACCTCGCCCTTGCCGGGCACCGCGGGGATGCGCGGCAGGATGGCGTCGCGGTGCACGACCCGCGCGCCCGCCGCCGCGGCCACCGCCGACGTCCGGTCGCGGGAGCCGGAGTCGACGACCACCACCTCGTCGACGAGCGGGCAGCGCTCCATCAGTTCGCGGCGGATCACCCGCACGATCTCGCCGACCGTCGCCTCCTCGTCCAGCGCGGGGAGCACGACGCTGACCGACTGGCCCCCGGCGCGTTTGGCGGCCACGAGCTGCCGGAGCGGGCGGTCGGCGACGGACCACGAGCGGGCGCTCAGCCAGCGCTCGACTTCTTCCAGCACGGTCGGTGGCTCCTTCGTGATCCATCTCGCGGTACGGACGACGGTCTCGGCCGTCATGGCCTTCGGTTACAGTCTTGAACAACGCGGACGACCCTCGCATGCCGGGGTCGCCACCGCCGACAACCGCATACCGCTCATCCAGAGGGGCAGAGGGACACGGCCCGATGAAGCCCCGGCAACCCTCCAGTCGGTTCTTGTCACGCAGACGTGGCGAGGCTCCCGGCTCGGGAAGGTGCCAATTCCGTCTCACGGCGAAACGCGTCGTGGGGAAGATGAGGAGAAAGGGCCTCGCCTCACATGGCTGTGCAGACCGTCGAAAGCGCCAACGCCGCCACCCCTGCCGCCGGTTCGGTCGACCTCGGTCCCGCCGCCGCGCTCTCCTGCCGCGAATGCGGCCACAGCGTCCCGCTCGGCCCGGTCTTCGCCTGCGAAGAGTGTTTCGGACCGCTGGAGATCGCCTACGACTTCGCCGGCCTGGACGCCGGGGAACTGCGCCGGCGCATCGAGTCCGGCCCCGCCAGCATCTGGCGCTACGCCCCGCTGCTGCCCGTCCCCGCCGACGTGGCCGGCAAGCCCAACCTCAACCCGGGCTGGACCCCGCTCGTGCGGGCCGACCGCCTCGCCGCCGAACTCGGCGTCACCGGCGGGCTGTTCGTCAAGGACGACTCCGGCAACCCGACGCACTCCTTCAAGGACCGCGTCGTCGCCCAGGCGCTGGAGGCCGCCCGCGCCTTCGGCTTCACCACCCTGTCCTGCTCCTCCACCGGCAACCTGGCCGGCGCCGTCGGCGCCGCCGCCGCCCGCGCCGGACTGCGCTCGTGCGTCTTCATCCCGCACGACCTGGAGCAGGGCAAGGTCGTCATGGCCGCGGTCTACGGCGGTGACCTCGTCGGCATCGAGGGCACCTACGACGACGTGAACCGCTTCTGCTCCGAGCTGATCGGCGACCCGGCCGGCGAGAGCTGGGGCTTCGTCAACGTCAACCTGCGGCCCTACTACGCCGAGGGCTCCAAGACCCTCGCGTACGAGATCTGCGAACAGCTCGGCTGGCGCGTCCCGGACCAGATCGTGGTCCCGATCGCCTCCGGCTCCCAGCTCACGAAGATCGACAAGGGGCTGCGCGAGCTGATCTCCCTGGGCCTGGTCGAGGACCGGCCGTACAAGATCTTCGGGGCGCAGGCCGAGGGCTGCTCGCCGGTGGCCGCGGCCTTCAAGGCCGGACACGACGTGGTCCGCCCGCAGAAGCCGGACACCATCGCCAAGTCCCTCGCCATCGGCAACCCGGCCGACGGCCCCTACGTCCTCGACATCGCCCGCCGCACCGGCGGCGCCGTGGAGGACGTGACCGACGCGCAGATCGTGGACGCGATCCGGCTGCTCGCCCGCACCGAGGGCGTCTTCGCGGAGACCGCCGGCGGCGTGACCGTCGGCGTGACCCGCAAGCTGGTCGAGAGCGGCGTCCTCGATCCCACCCTGACCACCGTCGTGCTCAACACCGGCGACGGGCTCAAGACCCTGGACGCGGTGGCCGACACCGGCCTGACCGCCACGATCCGCCCCAGCCTGGAGTCGTTCCGCGCGGCCGGCCTCGGCTGAGCCACCGCCCCGCCGTCCCCTCGTCGTCGGGCGGCGGGGGCTGGACGCGCAGCTCCCGCGCCCGTCGGTCCGCCACCCCTTCCGGAGGTTCCCCCGTGAGTGTCACCGTCCGCATCCCCACCATCCTGCGCCCCTACACCGGGGGCCGCGCCGAGGTCAGCGCCGAGGGCGCGACCCTCGCCGAGGTCATCTCCGACCTGGAGAAGAACCACACGGGCATCGCCGCCCGCGTCCTGGACGACCAGGGCAAGCTGCGCCGCTTCGTGAACGTCTACGTCGACGACGACGACGTCCGCTTCGAGCAGGGGCTGGAGACGGCGACCCCGGACGGCGCGGGCGTCTCCATCATCCCGGCGGTCGCCGGCGGCTGACCGACCCTGGCCGTTACCAAAGGTAATGGCGGTGACCCGCCGTGCGCGGGACCTGCCCCCTCCGTGAGAGAAGCGGAGGGGGCAATTCCATGGGGTTGAGCACGGTAGAGTTGGGGAACGCGGTCTCCTCCGACGGTTCGGGGACCCTGAATTCCTGCCGTACGCCCGACAAGATGCAGCCAAAGTCTGGGCGGCATTCGCGGCTTTTGTGGCCTTTGTGTGGCCCGACTTGACCGGAATTCAACCGAATTCTCGCCACTTTCCTGGCCCGGCGCGTCCAGATTTCTCGTCCGATTGACCTGTTGCAGACGGCAGTTGGGCAGATACATTCGGCCGCGGTCGACGCGTTCCGGCGCACGCCCCCAAGCACGGGGGGTGAGGTCTGACCCGGGTCCGCGAAGTGCGGATCTGTGCAAGGGCCAGTAATAGGGGAGTTAGGCATGGCTCAGGGCACCGTCAAGTGGTTCAACGCGGAGAAGGGGTACGGCTTCATCGCGGTCGACGGTGGTGCGGATGTTTTCGTCCACTACAGCGCGATTCAGATGGACGGCTACCGCACCCTCGAAGAAGGCCAGCGGGTCGAGTTCGAGATCTCGCAGGGTCAGAAGGGCCCGCAGGCCGACATGGTCCGCCTCAGCGCCTGAGACGTACGGCCACCGAAAGCGAACGGTTCTTCTCCGAAGGGCCCGCACCCCACGGGGTGCGGGCCCTTCGGGCCGTCCCGGGCGGGGGCTCCCCGGTGTTCGCGGGCGGCGGAGCCGGGCCGCGGATCGCCCGGAGGCGCTTGCACTCGGCAGGGTCGAGTGCTAATCATTGCGTTAGCACTCTGAAGGTGAGAGTGACAACGAGGACCGGGTCGGTGAGGCCCGCGGGCCGGGTGGGGAAGGAACCACGAGGCACGCGAGCCGTCCGTCGCGGGCGCGGGCGCGGTCCGAAGGAATCACCCCCAGTCCTGGAGGGACCACTTCACATGGCCAAGATCATCGCGTTCGACGAGGAGGCACGGCGCGGCCTCGAGCGCGGCATGAACCAGCTCGCGGACGCCGTCAAGGTGACGCTCGGCCCCAAGGGCCGCAACGTCGTCCTCGAGAAGAAGTGGGGCGCCCCCACGATCACCAACGATGGTGTGTCCATCGCCAAGGAGATCGAGCTCGAGGACCCGTACGAGAAGATCGGCGCCGAGCTGGTCAAGGAAGTCGCCAAGAAGACGGACGACGTCGCCGGCGACGGTACGACCACCGCCACCGTCCTCGCCCAGGCCCTGGTCAAGGAGGGCCTGCGCAACGTCGCCGCGGGCGCCAACCCGATGGCCCTCAAGCGCGGTATCGAGAAGGCCGTCGAGGCCGTCTCCGCCGCCCTGCTGGAGCAGGCCAAGGACGTGGAGACCAAGGAGCAGATCGCCTCCACGGCCTCCATCTCCGCCGCCGACACCCAGATCGGCGAGCTGATCGCCGAGGCCATGGACAAGGTCGGCAAGGAAGGCGTCATCACCGTCGAGGAGTCCCAGACCTTCGGTCTGGAGCTGGAGCTCACCGAGGGTATGCGCTTCGACAAGGGCTACATCTCGGCGTACTTCGCCACCGACATGGAGCGTATGGAGGCCGTCCTCGACGACCCGTACATCCTGATCGCCAACTCCAAGATCGGCAACGTCAAGGACCTGCTGCCGCTCCTGGAGAAGGTCATGCAGTCGGGCAAGCCGCTGCTGATCATCGCCGAGGACGTCGAGGGCGAGGCCCTGTCGACCCTGGTGGTCAACAAGATCCGCGGCACCTTCAAGTCCGTCGCCGTCAAGGCCCCGGGCTTCGGCGACCGCCGCAAGGCCATGCTCGGCGACATCGCCATCCTCACCGGCGGCGAGGTCATCTCCGAGGAGGTCGGCCTCAAGCTGGAGAACGCCACGCTGGACC
This genomic window contains:
- the nagA gene encoding N-acetylglucosamine-6-phosphate deacetylase, coding for MAPSKVLAGARVVLPTGTVEDGRVIVDGTRIAATAPADARILDAGGHWVVPGFVDLHNHGGGGASFAGGPAEEILRGVHTHRLHGTTTLVASAVTSDLDFLTRHAGVLAELAEQGDIAGIHFEGPFISPCRKGAHEERLLRDPDPAEVRKLIDAAHGHARMMTLAPELPGGLDSVRLLAEHGVIAAVGHTDATYEQTLQAIDAGATVATHLFNAMPPLGHRAPGPITALLEDERVTVELINDGTHLHPASLQLAFHHAGADRVAFITDAMDAAGFGDGRYMLGPLEVEVADGVARLVEGGTIAGSTLTLDRAFKRAVTVDRLPVGDVVAAISANPARLLGLSDRVGSLEPGKDADLVVLDEEFDLVGVMRRGEWVVDPQLG
- a CDS encoding ROK family protein, which encodes MRHVIALDVGGTGMKAALAGPGGELLHEARRATGRDRGPEAVVAGILDFAAELRAHGADRFGEPARAAGVAVPGIVDEESGTAVFAANLGWHDVPLRALLAERLGGIPVALGHDVRTGGLAEGRIGAGRGADRFLFVPLGTGIAGAIGLDGRVEAGAHGFAGEIGHIVVRPGGAPCPCGQRGCLERYASASAVSQAWAEAGGGPDADAADCAAAVVAGDERARRVWQDAVDALADGLVTALTLLDPRVLIIGGGLAEAGETLFTPLRDAVRRRVTFQRLPELVPAALGDNAGCLGAGLMAWDLLHATTAPPATHTLTSPEVTT
- a CDS encoding extracellular solute-binding protein, with product MQRRRTGTIAVVSALGMTAVLGGCGLSGDSGDVTLRLVAADYGDTKANSSRIYWEDLARAYEAEHPGVRIEVSVHSWNDVDRKVREMVDAGEAPDMAQIGAYSDYAAKDLLYRADDLLSIPVQADFVSQLAGAGQVRGVQYGMPFAASTRVLFYNKAHFEKAGIAPPKTWDDLARAAGALKAEGVTYPYALPLGPEEAQAETMQWMLSGGGGYTDTNGTYALASPENVATFTWLKEELVDKGLTGPVAPGKLNRADAFAAFADGKVGMLNGHPSLMKMAARKNVEFGMVPTPGIEGESRSTLGVSDWMTAFKRNGHQEEIGDFLDYVYGSENVLGFSREYDLLPVTGSASQIMGEAEEDKDLRPFLDELLLSELYPVGKSSWASVSAEVKKRIGQAVAAGGDPAEILAGVQATAVRTESGH
- a CDS encoding DUF3263 domain-containing protein; the protein is MDHEQDERAGEPGRRERDILALERRGFPGPGAKERAIREELGLAPVRYYQLLNALLDDPRALALDPVTVNRLRRVRDARRAER
- the otsB gene encoding trehalose-phosphatase — translated: MGSHTDSTPDPFGPGALPEPATSAGRAGLDALLADPGHAVIALDFDGTLAPIVPDPDRARAHPGTVPALAALAPRVASVAVITGRPAEVAVAHGGFADVPGLEHLVVLGHYGAERWDAATGTLTAPEPHPGVAAVRAALPGALEHAGAAEGTWIEEKGHAVAVHTRRAPDPQAAFDALDGPLAALAARHGLIVEPGRMVLELRPPGMDKGVALREHVRATGAACVLYAGDDLGDLPAYAAVDELRAAGTPGLLVCSGSDEVTRLRERADVVVDGPAGVVALLRALADRLAP
- a CDS encoding trehalose-6-phosphate synthase — translated: MASRFGAAQVLVASNRGPVSYQVREDGSLHARRGGGGLVSGLSAIGPDAGALWVCSALGDGDREAVRRGVGEDGVRMLDVPADVHADAYNGIANSVLWFVHHMLYQTPLEPAFDAEFRRQWASYESYNRAFAEALAAEAAEGAAVLVQDYHLTLVPGMLRALRPDVRISHFSHTPWAPVDYFRLLPDDIAEQVLRGMLGADRLGFLTRRWADAFTACCEAVTGGTGTARIGVHGLGADAGFLRERAHRADVGERMAALRAEIGTDPEGRPRRTVVRVDRTELSKNIVRGLLAHRRLLTDRPEWRERVVHVAFAYPSRQDLAVYREYTAEVERVAREINDTFGTPGWTPVLLHVEDDFARSLAAYRLADVALVNPIRDGMNLVAKEVPVVSDEGCVLVLSREAGAFEELGRDALAVNPYDVTGTARALHEALTTDPAERAERTGRLAAAATALPPARWFLEQLEALRG
- a CDS encoding glucosyl-3-phosphoglycerate synthase, translating into MLEEVERWLSARSWSVADRPLRQLVAAKRAGGQSVSVVLPALDEEATVGEIVRVIRRELMERCPLVDEVVVVDSGSRDRTSAVAAAAGARVVHRDAILPRIPAVPGKGEVLWRSLLVTGGDIVCFVDADLREFSADFVTGIVGPLLTDPDVHLVKAMYDRPLGTAAGQGGRVTELVARPLLNLHWPLLAGFVQPLGGEYAARRSLLERLPFPVGYGVELGMLVDALHLVGLDALAQVDVGVRHHRHQDGRALGRMSAAIYRTAQLRLARGHLVRPSLTQFERGEGGFEPRTHPVDTEERPPMEQIAEYAARKVA
- the thrC gene encoding threonine synthase, which gives rise to MAVQTVESANAATPAAGSVDLGPAAALSCRECGHSVPLGPVFACEECFGPLEIAYDFAGLDAGELRRRIESGPASIWRYAPLLPVPADVAGKPNLNPGWTPLVRADRLAAELGVTGGLFVKDDSGNPTHSFKDRVVAQALEAARAFGFTTLSCSSTGNLAGAVGAAAARAGLRSCVFIPHDLEQGKVVMAAVYGGDLVGIEGTYDDVNRFCSELIGDPAGESWGFVNVNLRPYYAEGSKTLAYEICEQLGWRVPDQIVVPIASGSQLTKIDKGLRELISLGLVEDRPYKIFGAQAEGCSPVAAAFKAGHDVVRPQKPDTIAKSLAIGNPADGPYVLDIARRTGGAVEDVTDAQIVDAIRLLARTEGVFAETAGGVTVGVTRKLVESGVLDPTLTTVVLNTGDGLKTLDAVADTGLTATIRPSLESFRAAGLG
- a CDS encoding MoaD/ThiS family protein; amino-acid sequence: MSVTVRIPTILRPYTGGRAEVSAEGATLAEVISDLEKNHTGIAARVLDDQGKLRRFVNVYVDDDDVRFEQGLETATPDGAGVSIIPAVAGG
- a CDS encoding cold-shock protein, with the protein product MAQGTVKWFNAEKGYGFIAVDGGADVFVHYSAIQMDGYRTLEEGQRVEFEISQGQKGPQADMVRLSA
- the groL gene encoding chaperonin GroEL (60 kDa chaperone family; promotes refolding of misfolded polypeptides especially under stressful conditions; forms two stacked rings of heptamers to form a barrel-shaped 14mer; ends can be capped by GroES; misfolded proteins enter the barrel where they are refolded when GroES binds), producing MAKIIAFDEEARRGLERGMNQLADAVKVTLGPKGRNVVLEKKWGAPTITNDGVSIAKEIELEDPYEKIGAELVKEVAKKTDDVAGDGTTTATVLAQALVKEGLRNVAAGANPMALKRGIEKAVEAVSAALLEQAKDVETKEQIASTASISAADTQIGELIAEAMDKVGKEGVITVEESQTFGLELELTEGMRFDKGYISAYFATDMERMEAVLDDPYILIANSKIGNVKDLLPLLEKVMQSGKPLLIIAEDVEGEALSTLVVNKIRGTFKSVAVKAPGFGDRRKAMLGDIAILTGGEVISEEVGLKLENATLDLLGKARKVVITKDETTIVDGAGSADQVQGRVNQIRAEIENSDSDYDREKLQERLAKLAGGVAVIKAGAATEVELKERKHRIEDAVRNAKAAVEEGIVAGGGVALLQASQVFEKLELQDDEATGANAVKLALEAPLKQIAVNGGLEGGVVVEKVRNLQVGHGLNAATGEYVDMIAEGIIDPAKVTRSALQNAASIAALFLTTEAVIADKPEKAAAPAGGGMPGGDMDF